One window from the genome of Montipora foliosa isolate CH-2021 chromosome 5, ASM3666993v2, whole genome shotgun sequence encodes:
- the LOC138003491 gene encoding serine/threonine-protein kinase 3-like, with amino-acid sequence MSAKGSELRKLSEESLTRPPEEVFDVLEKLGEGSYGSVFKAMHKESGQVVAIKQVPVDTDLQEIIKEISMMQQCDSPYVVKYYGSYFKNTDLWIVMEFCGAGSVSDLMKIRNKTLTEEEIACILKYTLKGLEYLHLRRKIHRDIKAGNILLNAEGHAKLADFGVAGQLTDTMAKRNTVIGTPFWMAPEVIQEIGYDCLADIWSLGITAIEMAEGKPPYADIHPMRAIFMIPTKPPPTFKEAERWSNDFRDFVSRCLVKNPEERATATQLLQHSFIQAAKSVSVLNNMIQEALNIMEEESTRLDNEGEEGEEEDEEDEGEEVVDSGTMVKVGDDTMNTMIVNTASSVQSQDTMIVNSEAGTLVESDLGTMVINSDDDEDATMKRLDSDAKNYRPSFMDHFDRIFDAGGRGTDSGPNGATEDDAGGFLRGAKPEDPFKLKKAGPPDFEFLRALPCEELQSRMQTLDMEMEKEIEGLRSRYQTKRQPILDAMEAKKRRQQNF; translated from the exons TTCTTATGGCTCTGTGTTTAAAGCTATGCACAAGGAGTCGGGACAAGTAGTTGCCATCAAACAAGTACCAGTTGACACAGATTTGCAAGAGATTATCAAAGAAATCAGCATGATGCAACAATGTGATAG CCCATATGTTGTCAAGTATTATGGAAGCTACTTCAAGAACACAGATCTCTGG ATTGTCATGGAATTTTGTGGTGCTGGATCTGTCTCAGATTTAATGAAGATAAGAAATAAAACT TTGACAGAAGAGGAGATAGCTTGCATTCTGAAGTACACACTTAAAGGCCTTGAATACCTTCATTTGAGAAGGAAAATACACAG GGATATCAAAGCGGGAAATATTCTGTTAAACGCCGAAGGTCACGCCAAGCTTGCAGACTTTGGTGTCGCAGGACAACTTACG GATACAATGGCAAAAAGGAATACTGTCATAGGAACGCCGTTTTGGATGGCTCCCGAAGTCATACAG gAGATAGGTTACGACTGCCTAGCAGACATCTGGTCACTTGGAATAACCGCCATCGAAATGGCAGAAGGAAAACCGCCTTACGCTGATATTCATCCGATGAGG GCAATCTTTATGATTCCAACGAAGCCTCCCCCGACTTTTAAAGAGGCTGAAAGGTGGAGTAACGACTTTCGAGACTTCGTTAGCAGATGTTTGGTAAAGAATCCCGAGGAAAGAGCGACTGCAACTCAGCTATTACAG CATTCATTCATCCAAGCCGCCAAATCCGTTAGTGTACTAAATAATATGATTCAAGAAGCGCTCAATATCATGGAAGAGGAAAGTACAAGGTTGGATAATGAG GGTGAAGAAGGAGAGGAAGAAGATGAGGAAGATGAAGGCGAAGAAGTCGTTGATTCAGGCACGATGGTGAAAGTGGGAGATGACACAATGAACACAATGATCGTCAACACAGCTTCCAGTGTACAGAGTCAAGACACGATGATCGTTAATAGCGAGGCTGGGACACTGGTCGAGAGTGATCTGGGTACTATGGTTATTAATTCAGATGACGATGAAGATGCCACTATGAAAA GATTGGACAGCGATGCCAAAAACTATCGTCCCTCGTTTATGGACCATTTTGACAGAATATTCGACGCAGGCGGACGAGGGACCGACTCGGGCCCTAATGGTGCCACCGAGGATGACGCCGGTGGGTTCCTTAGGGGGGCTAAACCAGAGGATCCTTTTAAACTCAAAAAGGCGGGCCCTCCTGACTTCGAATTT TTGCGGGCTTTGCCGTGCGAAGAACTCCAAAGTCGTATGCAGACTCTAGATATGGAGATGGAGAAAGAAATCGAAGGCCTTCGGTCAAGATACCAGACCAAACGCCAGCCTATTTTAGACGCTATGGAAGCAAAGAAAAGAAGGCAGCAGAATTTTTAG